In Streptococcus mitis, the DNA window ACAAACGATAGGGCAAATTTTTTCTTCATCTTTTTTTGTCTCCTTATTTCTTAAATAAATAGCATGTTAAGAATATACCGAATTATCAGAAAATTGTCAACACTTTTCTTGAACTTTTTCGATGATAACGTTTTCCTCTCGATAAAGATTACCCACAAAGGGTGTTTCCAGCTCTTGGATATGACAAACTCTGACTTTTTTTATAAATTTTTCCTTGCTCAAGTGTCCGACCAATTGCTCCACTTCTTGAGTTGGAACATAGAGTTGTAAGTAACGATGTTTCTTGGAATGATAGGTAATATCTCCATAATCCTGCAGTTTTTTGGCATCACGATTATAGTAAAGATAGATAATCAAGCCAGATCGATTGACTTTTTCAAACATGATAAATCCTCTTTCTAAGAAATCTCTCCCTATTATACCAAAAAAAGCAAACCCAGTCGAGTTTGCCTTCTTTCATCATTAGTTCAATGAATTGTTGGCCATGATTTCATCAATAAAGCCATATTCAAGTGTTTCTTGAGCACTCATCCAGTTATCGCGTTCTGCATCTGCATGGACTTTTTCAATTGACTGACCTGAATTTTCAGCCAAGATTTTTTCCAAGGTGTTACGAGTTTTAAGCAAGTGTTCTGCAGCGATAGCCATATCAGTTTGTTGAGTACCACCACCTGTACCACCCATTGGTTGGTGGATCATGTATTCAGCATTTGGAAGCATGAAACGTTTGCCTTTTGCTCCACTTGATGCGATGACTGTACCCATAGATGCAGCCATTCCCATAACGATGGTTTGGACATCTGCCTTGATAAAGTTCATGGTATCAACGATTGCCAAACCAGCTGAAACGGAACCACCAGGTGTGTTGACATATAGGTAAATATCTTTTGTACTATCTTGGGCATCCAAGAAAAGCAATTGGGCAATAACTGAGTTGGCCATATTGTCTTCAACTGGGCCTGTCAGCATGATGATGCGGTCTTTGAGAAGACGTGAGTAAATATCGTAGGAACGTTCTCCACGGCTTGTTTGTTCAATAACTACAGGAATCATTCATTTCTCCTTTTGAGTTTTATTTTTGTTGGTCAAACGACTGAAGATAAGACTATTATAATATCTTGGTCAAAAAAGGTCAAATTTTTGCTCTGTTTTCATCAGACAGAAACAAAAATTCAACCCCCTTTCACGACTAGAAATACTTTTCCAAGTCATTCTTCTTTTCGATGTTATTTTGTACCGAACAAGCGGTCTCCAGCATCTCCAAGACCTGGAACGATATAACCGTGTTCGTTCAAGCGTTCATCCAAGGCTGCTGTAAAGATTTCTACATCTGGATGAGCTTTTTGAAGGGCTTTTACACCTTCTGGAGCAGATACAAGGCAGACAAATTTGATATTTGATGCGCCACGTTTTTTAAGAGAATCAACAGCCAAGATTGCTGAGCCACCTGTTGCCAACATTGGGTCTACGACAAAAATTTGACGTTGGTCAATGTCCTCAGGCAATTTCACCAAGTACTCAACTGGTTGAAGTGTTTCTTCATCACGGTACATACCGATGTGACCAACTTTAGCAGCTGGAACCAAGCTCAAGAGCCCATCAACCATCCCGATACCTGCACGCAAGATTGGAACGATAGCCAGTTTCTTACCTGCCAATTGTTTTTGAACTGTTTTTGTAATTGGTGTTTCGATTTCCACATCTTCTAGTGGAAGATCACGAAGTACTTCATACCCCATCAACATTGCAATCTCATCTACTAGCTCACGAAAAGCTTTTGTAGAAGTATCTGTACGACGCAAGATTGACAATTTGTGTTGAATCAGTGGATGATTAATAACTTCAATTTTTCCCATTTTTGGAATTCCTTCTTTCAATTTATTCTTCTTATTATACCAAAAAACGGTTTAAAAATCTTTCTAAACCATTTATTTTTGATAATTTTTACATTAGATCTGCCTCTTTAAGAGCTGTCTGTACTGTCTCAAGTGGTAAATGAGTCAATTCTGTCCCTTTTTCTTGATAAAGGTATTGGGCGTAGTCGTCCATTCTGTACTGGTTGATATAAACCACGCGCTTGCAGCCGACCTGAAGCAATTGTTTTGTACAGTTCAGACAAGGAAAATGGGTTACATAGGCTGTAAAGCCTTTAGGAACACCACGTTCTGCACCTTGAAGGATAGCATTGACCTCAGCGTGAAGTGTGCGAACACAGTGGCCTTCAATGACCAGACATTCGTGATCAATACAATGCTCGGTTCCTGACACCGAACCATTGTAACCAGTGGAAATAACCTTATTATCTTTTACCAGAATCGCGCCCACTTTGGCACGTTTACAAGTGGAACGATTGGCAATTAGTAAGGCTTGGGCTGCAAAATACTCATCCCATGCTAGTCTTTTTTCAGTCATATCTCTTCTCCTTTTTCTCTATTTTTTAAAAAATGGTAACCGTAAATCCGCTATCTTTTCAGCAGGTACCTTCATGCCATCCTTGATCCATTTTAGAAGGACAGAGACGATGGCTGAGCTCCAGAAGGAATGAAGATAAGAGCTAACACCTTTTGATTTTCCATGGTATTTTTCTAGAAATTCCTGCATGGCTTGGACAAAGATTTTTTCCAGATGGTAATCCAAGGCCAATTGAATCACTCTGGCTTCCTTTCTGGCCTCGCGGAAAAGGTGAACCCAGACCAAATAGAGGTCTGTCTTTAGATCGAAATGATGCAGCTGTTCAATGATATTGTGGACAGTTCGTTTAAAGATGCTCTCTAAAATCTCCTCTTTGGAATCATAATTGCGATAAAAGGCCGCACGCGAAACGCCTGCACGCTTGACTAATTCCGAAATACTAATCTTGGTCAGGTCCTTTTTTTCCAAGAGTTGCAAGAGGGCAGTTTCAATGGCTTCTCTGGTTAATAAATTGGATTCTTGGTTTGATTTTCTGAGATTTTCAAGAGACTTTTCAGAGATTCTACGTTCAGACATAACATTTTCTTTCTACTTGTCACAACAGACGGATGAGGCTTTTGTTTCAAGGGTTTTCATGAT includes these proteins:
- a CDS encoding YlbG family protein, which produces MFEKVNRSGLIIYLYYNRDAKKLQDYGDITYHSKKHRYLQLYVPTQEVEQLVGHLSKEKFIKKVRVCHIQELETPFVGNLYREENVIIEKVQEKC
- the clpP gene encoding ATP-dependent Clp protease proteolytic subunit ClpP; this encodes MIPVVIEQTSRGERSYDIYSRLLKDRIIMLTGPVEDNMANSVIAQLLFLDAQDSTKDIYLYVNTPGGSVSAGLAIVDTMNFIKADVQTIVMGMAASMGTVIASSGAKGKRFMLPNAEYMIHQPMGGTGGGTQQTDMAIAAEHLLKTRNTLEKILAENSGQSIEKVHADAERDNWMSAQETLEYGFIDEIMANNSLN
- the upp gene encoding uracil phosphoribosyltransferase, with amino-acid sequence MGKIEVINHPLIQHKLSILRRTDTSTKAFRELVDEIAMLMGYEVLRDLPLEDVEIETPITKTVQKQLAGKKLAIVPILRAGIGMVDGLLSLVPAAKVGHIGMYRDEETLQPVEYLVKLPEDIDQRQIFVVDPMLATGGSAILAVDSLKKRGASNIKFVCLVSAPEGVKALQKAHPDVEIFTAALDERLNEHGYIVPGLGDAGDRLFGTK
- a CDS encoding deoxycytidylate deaminase, producing the protein MTEKRLAWDEYFAAQALLIANRSTCKRAKVGAILVKDNKVISTGYNGSVSGTEHCIDHECLVIEGHCVRTLHAEVNAILQGAERGVPKGFTAYVTHFPCLNCTKQLLQVGCKRVVYINQYRMDDYAQYLYQEKGTELTHLPLETVQTALKEADLM
- a CDS encoding TetR/AcrR family transcriptional regulator; amino-acid sequence: MSERRISEKSLENLRKSNQESNLLTREAIETALLQLLEKKDLTKISISELVKRAGVSRAAFYRNYDSKEEILESIFKRTVHNIIEQLHHFDLKTDLYLVWVHLFREARKEARVIQLALDYHLEKIFVQAMQEFLEKYHGKSKGVSSYLHSFWSSAIVSVLLKWIKDGMKVPAEKIADLRLPFFKK